TCCTTCTCCTTTTCTATGTTCACCGCCCGAGTAAGGATTAATTGCGAAATTTGTTAAGATAAAAGTCCCACGTctcaaaattgagagaaaacagACTACTTCATAAATTAAGATCTAATATTCTCAATTGTAGAGGATCTTCTTTAAGGACAAAATTGGACGAATATTGACACCAACCCCTCGGTCATATCATACCTCTACATGTGTTTGGTTTGGATTTTCGTACAACAAGGCTTGTTAGATTGTTGAAGTCGCCTCACGTTTTATGCAGTCCTATTTAAATtcacaataataacaaaaaaattgatggacGTGCGAcaaattggttttgtttttgttctccaaAATCATGTGCGGCTGCTTCTTCGAGTAGAAAAATGACACGTTCGCACCATCACCATTCACCGACTGAACAGAACATTAGTTTTCTCagaaaataccaagaaaatATTATGTCCTGATCATGTGACGAACTGATTATCATATGCTTGCATCTGAGAATCTATTTCATCATCAAGTAAAAGGAACATGAAGAAAAATCATTAATACTCGTCTATCACATAAAGAAATTATAGTAAGTTTATGTATGAAACTAAAAGTCTAAATCTTGCATCAACTGTGCAAACGACTACCAGAAGGCATTTTTTAAGAGAAAAAGTTACGGGTGGATCACATAGCATTGGTTGCACATGGGAGGCCACTCATGGCTAATCAATTGCATGCCGTGTCCCTGCCTTTTATCCTATCTAAAGGGACCTTTTGCGTCTGTTGTTAACTCTTTTCTCCTCTTAAACAATATCACCTCACAAAAGGAGACCACGGAATGAACTCACTACCAGAAACACATGGAGATACTCTATTGAATTATATGGCATTTTGAATAATAAGCATTATTGCTATCACGAGAAAATAGCACAACTATATCCTGTGTAAAAACAACCAAGTTACCATTCAAAGGTCAAATCCAAAATATGATAAAGCAAGAAGTAAAAATCCCAAAGCATGACTAAAATTCAAATGCAATAATTGATGACCTGCAAAATAAATTTCATTTAACTAAAAAGAATCAAAGCAATCAAAGATGGAAGCCGGCAGTCAATTTCAGGGTTTTTAAACTGTACTCAAGATAGCATCCACAACTAAACAGAGATGGAAGTTTGGTACCTCAATTTAAAATTCAATGACATTCAAAATTAACATCCAAAAGTAAACAGAGAACATCACAAACTGAAACCATGAAAGCCAAATTCGAAACATGTCAAATTTGATCAAGAAACCATCAAAGTTTATCGACACATCTCTATCTACGATTCTAAATGCAACATTACTCATTCATAACAGGCTTATTTTCATTTGCTTTTGGTCTCTGTTCTTTAGGCTTTTGCTCCTCCATTTTCCTGATATAGACAACAGAAACGAATGTGTCATTTACATGTTGAGGAAACAAGATGAACCACGAGCACACAATAGCTACAtattgtttaaaacaaaatctTAGGACAAGGATAATTTAACCTGTACAAAATTGGATAGAACTAACTAGCGATTCAAATAACAGTACAAGGTGGAAAAAAGTAGTGTTAGAGAAAAAATCAGGTCTAGTAATGACCACCTGCAATTAATGATGAAAGAATAGGAAGCttatcaagaaaaaaagagagccaCATGCACATGCTGGGACTGAAATGCTGAAGTTCCTCCAAATGTAAAATTTAATCCTCTAAAAGCAAGCTAACTCAAATGATCTTTCTTATAGCAACATTTTATGGATCTAGATTAGAACAGACAATAAAGCATCAAGACTAGACCCTAAGTAAAACATTCTTAAACACAGAATGAGTATAATCTGTCCTCAGCCATTCAAAGAGTCTGCACTCCCAACAGTCATCACACACTATCTATGTAGATGATGTAGAAGTTCATTGTTGAGCAAGCAAAATTGCAATGACAGCCACCTCTAATATACTAGAGCATTGGAAatatgtgacatatatattGGATTCAACAACTTATTGACTTAAGGAggttaaaaacatgtaaagaaaTTTTCAGGATGGATTCCAAAACAAGAGATGTAGTTGGCTCTTAACAGCCGATTTCATCGTCTACATGCTTATAGCTAAAACTAGGAAGTTTCCATTAGCTCAATCaatccaaaagataaaatagaaaTTACAGAACATTTGAAACCTTGGAAACATATATTGCAAATTGTGGAACTCATCTGAATTCTGATCTAGAATATGCATTTTCCATGGCACGCCAGTATCAATCACTGAGGCATTTCACAAATTTAGCATATGAACTAAGTTCTAATATTTTATCATACAAGCGAAGAAAAAGAAGGTAGGAAGACAGAAGGTAAGAAGACAATAGATATAAGAAGAACATCGCCTCTTAACTAGAAACATAACAAACAGAACAATAATCATCTTTTTTGGATGGAACAGAAAAACGATTATCGTGCTTGTAAACCCTAATTTTTCCATAATCCATTCCAAACTACCACCAGTAAATAGTAGGAATCAATtcaattttaagtataaaaaaaacacaaatcagGTGTGAAAACAATCCAGTATCAATGAAG
This genomic stretch from Tripterygium wilfordii isolate XIE 37 chromosome 22, ASM1340144v1, whole genome shotgun sequence harbors:
- the LOC119990829 gene encoding wound-induced basic protein — its product is MIYDVNSPLFRSFLSQKGGASDKRKMEEQKPKEQRPKANENKPVMNE